A single genomic interval of Camelina sativa cultivar DH55 chromosome 11, Cs, whole genome shotgun sequence harbors:
- the LOC104725609 gene encoding respiratory burst oxidase homolog protein C-like → MQRVSFEVSGGGYYSDAESGNSGPMSGGGQLPPIYKKPATNTNSRFAAENSQRTRTAPYVDLTVDVQDDRVSVHSLKMEGGSSVEESPELTLLKRNRLEKKTTVVKRLASVSHELKRLTSVSGGGGGGGGRKPPRPAKLDRTKSAAAQALKGLKFISKTDGGAGWSAVEKRFNQITATTGGLLLRTKFGECIGMTSKDFALELFDALARRRNITGEVIDGDQLKEFWEQINDQSFDSRLKTFFDMVDKDADGRLTEDEVREIISLSASANNLSTIQKRADEYAALIMEELDPDNIGYIMLESLETLLLQAATQSVITSTGERKNLSHMMSQRLKPTFNRNPLKRWYRGLRFFVLDNWQRCWVIALWFTVMAILFIYKYIQYQHSHVYPVMGICVCVAKGAAETVKLNMALILLPVCRNTITWLRNKTRLGVVVPFDDNLNFHKVIAVGIIIGVTLHAGAHLGCDFPRLLEASPDAYRPLREFFGDEQPKSYWHFVNSIEGITGLVMVLLMAIAFTLATPWFRRGKLNYLPGPLKKLASFNAFWYTHHLFVIVYILLVAHGYYLYLTRDWHNKTTWMYLVVPVVLYACERLIRAFRSSIKAVTIRKVAVYPGNVLAIHLSRPQNFKYKSGQYMFVNCAAVSPFEWHPFSITAAPQDDYLSVHIRVLGDWTRALKGVFSEVCKPPPAGVSGLLRADMMHGANNPDFPKVLIDGPYGAPAQDYKKYEVVLLVGLGIGATPMISIVKDIVNNIKAKEQAQLNRMENGTSEPQRNKKESFRTRRAYFYWVTREQGSFDWFKNIMNEVAERDTNRVIELHNYCTSVYEEGDARSALIHMLQSLNHAKNGVDIVSGTRVMSHFAKPNWRNVYKRIAMDHPNTKVGVFYCGAPALTKELRHLALDFTHKTSTRFSFHKENF, encoded by the exons ATGCAGAGAGTGAGCTTTGAAGTATCAGGAGGAGGATATTACTCCGATGCAGAATCCGGAAACAGCGGTCCGATGAGCGGCGGTGGTCAACTACCACCGATCTATAAAAAACCAGCGACTAATACTAACTCAAGATTCGCGGCGGAGAACAGTCAGAGAACACGTACGGCACCATACGTGGACCTCACGGTAGATGTACAAGACGACAGAGTCTCTGTACACAGTTTGAAAATGGAAGGTGGATCTAGCGTTGAAGAGAGTCCCGAGCTCACGTTGCTTAAACGTAACCGTCTCGAGAAGAAAACGACGGTTGTGAAACGTTTAGCCTCTGTTTCTCACGAGCTTAAACGTTTGACGTCTGTCTctggtggtggcggtggtggtggtggtagaaAGCCACCTCGTCCGGCTAAGTTAGACCGGACTAAATCCGCCGCGGCTCAAGCGTTGAAAGGGCTTAAGTTTATTAGTAAGACCGATGGTGGCGCGGGTTGGTCTGCCGTGGAGAAGCGGTTTAATCAGATCACCGCGACTACCGGTGGACTACTTCTTCGTACAAAGTTCGGAGAATGCATAG GGATGACTTCGAAGGATTTTGCGTTGGAACTGTTTGATGCATTGGCGAGACGAAGGAATATAACAGGAGAAGTGATTGATGGTGATCAACTTAAGGAGTTTTGGGAACAGATTAATGATCAAAGCTTCGATTCTCGTCTTAAAACATTCTTTGACAT GGTGGATAAAGATGCTGATGGTAGACTTACTGAAGACGAAGTTAGAGAG ATTATAAGTCTTAGTGCTTCTGCGAATAATCTATCTACAATCCAGAAGAGAGCAGATGAATATGCAGCATTGATCATGGAAGAGCTAGATCCAGACAATATAGGATACATCATG TTGGAGAGTCTTGAGACTCTGCTTTTGCAAGCGGCGACACAGTCTGTGATAACGAGTACTGGGGAGAGAAAGAATCTGAGTCATATGATGAGTCAGAGGCTTAAGCCTACGTTTAACCGCAACCCGTTGAAGCGATGGTACCGTGGTCTTAGATTCTTTGTGTTAGACAACTGGCAAAGATGTTGGGTTATTGCGTTATGGTTCACTGTTATGGCTATCCTCTTCATCTACAAATATATACAATACCAGCATAGCCATGTCTATCCAGTGATGGGGATTTGTGTTTGCGTAGCTAAAGGTGCGGCAGAAACAGTTAAGCTGAACATGGCTTTGATTCTCTTACCTGTTTGCAGAAACACCATCACATGGCTTAGGAATAAGACCAGGTTGGGTGTTGTTGTCCCATTTGATGACAACCTCAACTTCCACAAG GTTATAGCGGTGGGAATTATAATTGGAGTAACGTTGCATGCTGGGGCACATTTGGGGTGTGACTTCCCACGGCTACTGGAAGCATCTCCAGATGCATATAGGCCTTTAAGAGAGTTTTTTGGGGATGAGCAACCAAAGAGCTACTGGCATTTTGTAAACTCTATTGAAGGTATAACAGGACTTGTGATGGTTCTGTTAATGGCAATTGCTTTCACACTAGCTACGCCTTGGTTCAGAAGAGGGAAGCTAAACTATCTTCCAGGACCATTAAAGAAACTAGCTAGCTTCAATGCCTTCTGGTACACTCATCATTTGTTCGTCATAGTCTACATTCTTCTTGTTGCTCATGGATACTACTTATATCTCACAAGAGACTGGCACAACAAAACGACCTGGATGTATTTGGTGGTACCAGTGGTTCTATATGCGTGTGAAAGGTTGATAAGAGCGTTCAGGTCGAGCATCAAGGCCGTGACTATTAGGAAAGTAGCAGTTTATCCAGGAAACGTATTGGCAATACACTTGTCAAGGCCTCAAAACTTCAAATACAAGAGTGGtcaatatatgtttgttaaCTGTGCTGCTGTATCTCCATTTGAATG GCATCCATTTTCAATCACCGCTGCACCACAAGATGACTACCTAAGTGTTCACATTAGAGTTCTTGGGGATTGGACAAGGGCACTCAAAGGAGTCTTCTCTGAG GTGTGTAAGCCACCTCCAGCAGGAGTTAGTGGTCTACTCAGAGCCGACATGATGCACGGTGCAAACAATCCCGA CTTCCCGAAAGTCTTGATCGATGGTCCTTACGGTGCACCAGCACAAGACTACAAGAAGTATGAGGTGGTTCTACTGGTTGGTCTTGGGATTGGAGCCACCCCGATGATCAGTATCGTCAAAGACATTGTCAACAACATCAAAGCCAAGGAACAAGCCCAACTTAACCGAATGGAGAACGGAACAAGCGAACCACAACGTAACAAGAAAGAGAGTTTCAGGACGCGTAGAGCCTACTTCTACTGGGTTACGCGTGAGCAAGGCTCTTTTGATTGGTTCAAGAACATAATGAACGAAGTGGCGGAACGAGATACCAACCGTGTAATCGAGTTGCATAATTATTGTACAAGTGTCTATGAAGAAGGAGACGCTCGTTCCGCACTTATACATATGCTTCAATCACTAAACCATGCAAAGAACGGCGTCGACATTGTCTCTGGAACAAGAGTTATGTCCCATTTTGCTAAACCTAATTGGAGAAATGTTTACAAACGGATAGCCATGGATCATCCTAACACTAAAGTTG GAGTGTTCTACTGTGGAGCACCAGCATTGACAAAGGAGCTAAGGCATTTAGCTTTAGATTTCACCCACAAGACAAGCACCAGATTCTCCTTCCACAAAGAGAATTTCTAA